From Solanum lycopersicum chromosome 8, SLM_r2.1, the proteins below share one genomic window:
- the LOC138337715 gene encoding uncharacterized protein yields the protein MKRVGELTYKLDLPAKLATVHPVFYISLLKKCVSDLASIVPLESVAVKDNLSYEDVPVYIPICPVRRLSNKEVASIKVLWTSQPIEGATWEAEAALKAIYPHLFPSDSTQA from the coding sequence ATGAAAAGGGTTGGAGAGTTGACATATAAGTTAGATTTGCCAGCAAAATTAGCAACAGTGCATCCAGTCTTctacatctcactcttgaagaagtgtgtaaGTGATCTAGCCTCTATAGTACCATTGGAGAGTGTGGCAGTGAAAGAtaatctttcttatgaggatgtaccagtttaTATTCCTATCTGTCCGGTCAGAAGGTTGAGCAACAAAGAAGTTGCTTcaatcaaggttttgtggaCGAGTCAGCccatagagggagctacttgggaagcagaagcagccttGAAAGCcatatatcctcacctctttccttccgattctaCTCAAGCTTGA